In the genome of Oncorhynchus clarkii lewisi isolate Uvic-CL-2024 chromosome 4, UVic_Ocla_1.0, whole genome shotgun sequence, one region contains:
- the LOC139406914 gene encoding vitellogenin 3, phosvitinless isoform X1 — MWGFLLCHLVALAACAHISYEPGLNPKKTYEYRYEGMVNIGRGMPNLVESGVRLVCKVKIIGVSAQTFLLRVSNLNFEEFNGIPGKNAFDASPKLTKRIAAELSKPFMFEYAKGRVGDIRTSAEISDTIVNIVRGILGFFQVTVKTTQRVYELEEFGIHGLCQSTYANEEDANSQELSVTQIVDINNCKKKAAIYRGMALAVDNKLSKERGDSVISTVRYVYTVKPTVDGGLIKKAHALERQHFSPFNVKGGNSKLQATKELVLLSVTDTVVTPAVGPMISRGNLVYKFEKVLAQIPILMKKLDDPVPKIADMIKRLAQANIYQTDSATSEDVVVLFQLLRVTSLENHEVLWKQLSGNDEHRRWLLDTIVEVADARVLKFLKNRFKAGDVSANEAGQTLLIAFNHLAAETDLMEMAKEFLSMPFSKSHPMLWNTVVLSYGSLVYRYCTYEYGRSCPAAVVQPLLDLVIDGLKRNNEFDMVLALKAIGNAGHPSSIKTIRRFLPGVSAAPVTLPARVLSAAVQSLRHLAVRDPHSVQDITVSLFVQKHLPTEIRMLACMILFETKPPLALVSTVTAFLLEEADMHVASFSYSLIGSIAKSSTPDNHFLSTACNVAVKILAPKFGRVSYHYSKAMHLDWFNDDFLIGTATEIFMLKNAASYIPTEIVTKGKFHFIGKILQLVELGFRADGIKELFRQNIQVFNGHLSYADFEAIFKVLQDWKTLPGDKPLLSAYTRIFGQEFFFADLNNDLIQSVIKTVSPSAGKESPVWSMIENLQKGMSWHWTKPFLMFETRYIQATSLGLPLEISKYYNTVTTITVNAKAAISPPLTDRLGQLLTSDVSLVTDGFAGFSKDQFVFHGINTDIFQCGAELKSKTVVAIPWEFSMKMNVKQKTFEIDLPACKEETKLFSVKFDVYAVSRNIEEPSRAKMTPMMPDSVEANKDIEPPKQRYLTSGQKIVKFDIYHPQVKVCAEANIYGAVFCVEFEATRSHYIDEYPLYYFLGYTNFACTIQPVQSNKPVDKIHIEMNASPTKYPVSFRHLLDTLQKLPKYATKSFHHSSSSSSSRTSHQASFKAKEASASEAWNANSEPVFTIKVLAMNGNTKPEGYEAAAFYTPAAQMDNTQLIVSQIGEEANWKLCTDANVDKVRQEQLKMHLRWGAECQSYEMSMKTATAHLPGSRPTLKAKIHWKTVPGYMIEVGKSIEKYIPGMAFLLGFYQKHATNAKHEVSASVVAATAGSIATTIKLPDLTVYHQEIAIPIQVTDFEDCQQFMGNSTLEMHKEL, encoded by the exons ATGTGGGGGTTCCTTCTTTGTCACCTTGTGGCCTTGGCCG CATGTGCCCATATCAGTTATG AGCCTGGCTTGAACCCTAAGAAAACCTATGAGTACAGATATGAGGGAATGGTGAATATTGGGCGTGGCATGCCAAACCTTGTAGAGTCTGGTGTGAGACTTGTGTGCAAAGTCAAGATCATTGGTGTGTCTGCACAAACATTCCTTCTCCGG GTTTCAAACTTGAACTTCGAGGAGTTCAATGGCATCCCAGGGAAGAATGCATTTGATGCCTCACCAAAGCTTACCAAACGGATTGCTGCCGAGCTCAGCAAACCCTTCATGTTCGAGTACGCCAAGGGACGGGTTGGTGACATTCGCACCTCTGCTGAAATATCTGACACCATCGTCAATATTGTGAGAGGCATACTTGGGTTCTTCCAAGTCACAGTCAAGACCACCCAAAGAGTGTATGAGCTTGAGGAG TTCGGGATCCATGGATTGTGCCAGAGTACGTATGCCAATGAGGAGGATGCCAACTCCCAAGAATTGTCGGTCACCCAAATTGTTGACATTAATAACTGCAAAAAAAAGGCAGCCATTTACAGAGGAATGGCACTTGCTGTCGACAACAAACTTTCCAAAGAG AGAGGCGACTCCGTCATTTCAACAGTGAGATATGTCTACACAGTGAAACCAACAGTTGACGGAGGCCTGATCAAGAAGGCTCATGCATTGGAGCGCCAGCATTTCTCCCCATTCAACGTGAAAGGGGGGAACTCCAAACTGCAAGCCAC GAAAGAGCTTGTGCTGCTCAGTGTAACTGACACAGTGGTGACCCCTGCTGTTGGTCCCATGATTAGCCGAGGGAATCTAGTTTACAAGTTTGAGAAAGTGTTGGCCCAAATCCCCATTTTGATGAAGAAGTTGGATGATCCAGTGCCCAAG ATTGCAGACATGATCAAACGTTTGGCCCAAGCGAACATCTACCAGACGGACAGTGCAACAAGTGAGGATGTTGTTGTTCTTTTCCAACTCCTGCGTGTGACATCGCTAGAAAACCACGAGGTTCTGTGGAAACAGCTCTCAGGGAATGATGAACACAG ACGGTGGCTTTTGGACACGATTGTTGAAGTTGCAGATGCAAGAGTCCTCAAATTCCTGAAGAACAGATTCAAAGCCGGTGATGTATCAGCCAACGAGGCTGGACAAACACTTCTGATCGCATTTAATCATTTAGCAGCAGAGACTGACTTGATGGAGATGGCCAAG GAGTTTCTGTCCATGCCCTTCAGTAAGTCCCACCCAATGCTGTGGAACACTGTGGTGTTGTCCTATGGATCACTGGTCTATAGGTACTGTACCTATGAGTATGGTCGGTCTTGCCCGGCGGCAGTTGTTCAG CCCCTGTTGGACCTGGTGATCGATGGCCTGAAGAGAAACAATGAATTCGACATGGTGCTAGCCCTGAAGGCCATTGGGAATGCAGGCCACCCATCCAGCATTAAGACCATCAGGCGCTTCCTCCCCGGAGTGTCTGCCGCTCCTGTGACACTCCCAGCCCGTGTGCTAAGTGCAGCCGTGCAGTCTCTGAGACACCTGGCAGTCAGAGACCCCCACAgc GTCCAGGACATCACAGTGAGCCTGTTTGTGCAGAAGCACCTTCCCACTGAGATCCGTATGCTGGCATGTATGATTCTGTTTGAAACTAAGCCACCTTTGGCTTTGGTGTCTACAGTGACTGCATTCCTATTGGAAGAGGCTGACATGCATGTGGCTAGCTTTTCTTACTCTCTCATTGGGAGCATTGCCAAATCAAGCACTCCGGACAACCACTTCCT CTCAACAGCCTGCAATGTCGCTGTGAAAATCCTGGCCCCTAAATTTGGTCGTGTCAGTTACCACTACAGCAAAGCCATGCACCTAGATTGGTTTAATG ACGACTTCTTGATTGGTACAGCCACTGAGATCTTCATGCTGAAAAATGCTGCAAGCTACATCCCAACAGAAATAGTGACTAAAGGGAAATTCCATTTCATTGGCAAAATATTACAACTTGTGGAG CTTGGTTTCCGTGCTGACGGAATTAAGGAACTGTTTAGACAGAACATTCAAGTTTTTAACGGCCATCTCAGCTACGCTGACTTTGAGGCCATATTCAAAGTG CTGCAAGATTGGAAGACATTGCCCGGGGATAAGCCTCTTTTGTCTGCCTATACACGAATCTTTGGTCAAGAGTTCTTCTTCGCGGATTTGAACAATGACTTAATTCAGAGTGTTATCAAG ACTGTCAGTCCATCTGCAGGCAAAGAGAGTCCAGTCTGGAGTATGATTGAAAATCTTCAGAAGGGGATGTCATGGCACTGGACCAAGCCCTTCCTTATGTTTGAGACCCGTTACATCCAAGCCACATCCCTTGGTCTCCCACTGGAAATCAGCAAATATTATAACACAGTAACAACCATTACCGTCAATG CTAAGGCTGCAATCAGCCCACCACTGACTGATCGCCTGGGACAACTGTTGACCTCAGATGTTTCACTAGTGACTGATGGATTTGCTGG TTTCTCAAAGGACCAATTTGTCTTCCATGGGATAAACACTGACATTTTCCAGTGTGGTGCGGAACTGAAGAGTAAAAcagtagttgccataccatggGAATTCAGCATGAAAATGAacgtcaaacaaaaaacatttgaaattGACCTTCCTGCTTGCAAAGAGGAGACTAAACTTTTCTCAGTCAA GTTTGACGTATATGCGGTCTCAAGGAATATTGAGGAGCCATCACGTGCTAAAATGACCCCAATGATGCCTGACTCTGTTGAGGCTAATAAGGATATAGAGCCACCTAAGCAAAGATATTTGACCTCTGGACAAAAG ATTGTAAAATTTGACATTTACCATCCACAAGTAAAGGTGTGTGCAGAGGCTAACATCTATGGGGCAGTTTTCTGTGTTGAGTTTGAGGCAACGAGATCACACTACATTGATGAATACCCCCTTTACTACTTCTTGGGATACACCAACTTTGCATGTACAATTCAACCAG TCCAGTCCAACAAACCTGTTGACAAGATTCACATTGAAATGAACGCCAGCCCAACCAAGTACCCAGTTAGTTTCCGCCACCTGCTTGACACCCTGCAGAAGCTTCCCAAG TACGCAACCAAGAGTTTCCATCACTCCTCTAGTTCCTCAAGCAGCAGAACATCTCATCAAGCAAGCTTCAAAGCCAAAGAAGCTTCTGCTTCTGAG GCTTGGAATGCCAATTCTGAACCAGTGTTCACCATCAAGGTTCTGGCCATGAATGGCAACACAAAGCCAGAGGGTTACGAAGCAGCTGCTTTCTACACCCCTGCTGCCCAGATGGACAACACCCAGCTGATCGTGTCTCAGATTGGGGAGGAGGCCAACTGGAAGTTGTGCACAGATGCAAATGTGGATAAGGTCCGGCAGGAGCAGCTAAAG ATGCACCTAAGATGGGGAGCTGAGTGTCAGTCATATGAGATGTCAATGAAAACTGCCACTGCACATCTGCCTGGGTCCAGACCCACTCTGAAGGCCAAGATTCACTGGAAGACTGTTCCAGGGTACATGATAGAGGTTGGAAAAAG TATTGAGAAGTACATTCCAGGCATGGCATTCCTTTTGGGGTTTTACCAGAAACATGCCACAAATGCCAAACATGAAGTTTCTGCATCAGTTGTTGCAGCAACAGCAGGCAGCATTGCTACGACGATCAAGCTCCCTGAT
- the LOC139406914 gene encoding vitellogenin 3, phosvitinless isoform X2 yields MWGFLLCHLVALAACAHISYEPGLNPKKTYEYRYEGMVNIGRGMPNLVESGVRLVCKVKIIGVSAQTFLLRVSNLNFEEFNGIPGKNAFDASPKLTKRIAAELSKPFMFEYAKGRVGDIRTSAEISDTIVNIVRGILGFFQVTVKTTQRVYELEEFGIHGLCQSTYANEEDANSQELSVTQIVDINNCKKKAAIYRGMALAVDNKLSKERGDSVISTVRYVYTVKPTVDGGLIKKAHALERQHFSPFNVKGGNSKLQATKELVLLSVTDTVVTPAVGPMISRGNLVYKFEKVLAQIPILMKKLDDPVPKIADMIKRLAQANIYQTDSATSEDVVVLFQLLRVTSLENHEVLWKQLSGNDEHRRWLLDTIVEVADARVLKFLKNRFKAGDVSANEAGQTLLIAFNHLAAETDLMEMAKEFLSMPFSKSHPMLWNTVVLSYGSLVYRYCTYEYGRSCPAAVVQPLLDLVIDGLKRNNEFDMVLALKAIGNAGHPSSIKTIRRFLPGVSAAPVTLPARVLSAAVQSLRHLAVRDPHSVQDITVSLFVQKHLPTEIRMLACMILFETKPPLALVSTVTAFLLEEADMHVASFSYSLIGSIAKSSTPDNHFLSTACNVAVKILAPKFGRVSYHYSKAMHLDWFNDDFLIGTATEIFMLKNAASYIPTEIVTKGKFHFIGKILQLVELGFRADGIKELFRQNIQVFNGHLSYADFEAIFKVLQDWKTLPGDKPLLSAYTRIFGQEFFFADLNNDLIQSVIKTVSPSAGKESPVWSMIENLQKGMSWHWTKPFLMFETRYIQATSLGLPLEISKYYNTVTTITVNAKAAISPPLTDRLGQLLTSDVSLVTDGFAGFSKDQFVFHGINTDIFQCGAELKSKTVVAIPWEFSMKMNVKQKTFEIDLPACKEETKLFSVKFDVYAVSRNIEEPSRAKMTPMMPDSVEANKDIEPPKQRYLTSGQKIVKFDIYHPQVKVCAEANIYGAVFCVEFEATRSHYIDEYPLYYFLGYTNFACTIQPVQSNKPVDKIHIEMNASPTKYPYATKSFHHSSSSSSSRTSHQASFKAKEASASEAWNANSEPVFTIKVLAMNGNTKPEGYEAAAFYTPAAQMDNTQLIVSQIGEEANWKLCTDANVDKVRQEQLKMHLRWGAECQSYEMSMKTATAHLPGSRPTLKAKIHWKTVPGYMIEVGKSIEKYIPGMAFLLGFYQKHATNAKHEVSASVVAATAGSIATTIKLPDLTVYHQEIAIPIQVTDFEDCQQFMGNSTLEMHKEL; encoded by the exons ATGTGGGGGTTCCTTCTTTGTCACCTTGTGGCCTTGGCCG CATGTGCCCATATCAGTTATG AGCCTGGCTTGAACCCTAAGAAAACCTATGAGTACAGATATGAGGGAATGGTGAATATTGGGCGTGGCATGCCAAACCTTGTAGAGTCTGGTGTGAGACTTGTGTGCAAAGTCAAGATCATTGGTGTGTCTGCACAAACATTCCTTCTCCGG GTTTCAAACTTGAACTTCGAGGAGTTCAATGGCATCCCAGGGAAGAATGCATTTGATGCCTCACCAAAGCTTACCAAACGGATTGCTGCCGAGCTCAGCAAACCCTTCATGTTCGAGTACGCCAAGGGACGGGTTGGTGACATTCGCACCTCTGCTGAAATATCTGACACCATCGTCAATATTGTGAGAGGCATACTTGGGTTCTTCCAAGTCACAGTCAAGACCACCCAAAGAGTGTATGAGCTTGAGGAG TTCGGGATCCATGGATTGTGCCAGAGTACGTATGCCAATGAGGAGGATGCCAACTCCCAAGAATTGTCGGTCACCCAAATTGTTGACATTAATAACTGCAAAAAAAAGGCAGCCATTTACAGAGGAATGGCACTTGCTGTCGACAACAAACTTTCCAAAGAG AGAGGCGACTCCGTCATTTCAACAGTGAGATATGTCTACACAGTGAAACCAACAGTTGACGGAGGCCTGATCAAGAAGGCTCATGCATTGGAGCGCCAGCATTTCTCCCCATTCAACGTGAAAGGGGGGAACTCCAAACTGCAAGCCAC GAAAGAGCTTGTGCTGCTCAGTGTAACTGACACAGTGGTGACCCCTGCTGTTGGTCCCATGATTAGCCGAGGGAATCTAGTTTACAAGTTTGAGAAAGTGTTGGCCCAAATCCCCATTTTGATGAAGAAGTTGGATGATCCAGTGCCCAAG ATTGCAGACATGATCAAACGTTTGGCCCAAGCGAACATCTACCAGACGGACAGTGCAACAAGTGAGGATGTTGTTGTTCTTTTCCAACTCCTGCGTGTGACATCGCTAGAAAACCACGAGGTTCTGTGGAAACAGCTCTCAGGGAATGATGAACACAG ACGGTGGCTTTTGGACACGATTGTTGAAGTTGCAGATGCAAGAGTCCTCAAATTCCTGAAGAACAGATTCAAAGCCGGTGATGTATCAGCCAACGAGGCTGGACAAACACTTCTGATCGCATTTAATCATTTAGCAGCAGAGACTGACTTGATGGAGATGGCCAAG GAGTTTCTGTCCATGCCCTTCAGTAAGTCCCACCCAATGCTGTGGAACACTGTGGTGTTGTCCTATGGATCACTGGTCTATAGGTACTGTACCTATGAGTATGGTCGGTCTTGCCCGGCGGCAGTTGTTCAG CCCCTGTTGGACCTGGTGATCGATGGCCTGAAGAGAAACAATGAATTCGACATGGTGCTAGCCCTGAAGGCCATTGGGAATGCAGGCCACCCATCCAGCATTAAGACCATCAGGCGCTTCCTCCCCGGAGTGTCTGCCGCTCCTGTGACACTCCCAGCCCGTGTGCTAAGTGCAGCCGTGCAGTCTCTGAGACACCTGGCAGTCAGAGACCCCCACAgc GTCCAGGACATCACAGTGAGCCTGTTTGTGCAGAAGCACCTTCCCACTGAGATCCGTATGCTGGCATGTATGATTCTGTTTGAAACTAAGCCACCTTTGGCTTTGGTGTCTACAGTGACTGCATTCCTATTGGAAGAGGCTGACATGCATGTGGCTAGCTTTTCTTACTCTCTCATTGGGAGCATTGCCAAATCAAGCACTCCGGACAACCACTTCCT CTCAACAGCCTGCAATGTCGCTGTGAAAATCCTGGCCCCTAAATTTGGTCGTGTCAGTTACCACTACAGCAAAGCCATGCACCTAGATTGGTTTAATG ACGACTTCTTGATTGGTACAGCCACTGAGATCTTCATGCTGAAAAATGCTGCAAGCTACATCCCAACAGAAATAGTGACTAAAGGGAAATTCCATTTCATTGGCAAAATATTACAACTTGTGGAG CTTGGTTTCCGTGCTGACGGAATTAAGGAACTGTTTAGACAGAACATTCAAGTTTTTAACGGCCATCTCAGCTACGCTGACTTTGAGGCCATATTCAAAGTG CTGCAAGATTGGAAGACATTGCCCGGGGATAAGCCTCTTTTGTCTGCCTATACACGAATCTTTGGTCAAGAGTTCTTCTTCGCGGATTTGAACAATGACTTAATTCAGAGTGTTATCAAG ACTGTCAGTCCATCTGCAGGCAAAGAGAGTCCAGTCTGGAGTATGATTGAAAATCTTCAGAAGGGGATGTCATGGCACTGGACCAAGCCCTTCCTTATGTTTGAGACCCGTTACATCCAAGCCACATCCCTTGGTCTCCCACTGGAAATCAGCAAATATTATAACACAGTAACAACCATTACCGTCAATG CTAAGGCTGCAATCAGCCCACCACTGACTGATCGCCTGGGACAACTGTTGACCTCAGATGTTTCACTAGTGACTGATGGATTTGCTGG TTTCTCAAAGGACCAATTTGTCTTCCATGGGATAAACACTGACATTTTCCAGTGTGGTGCGGAACTGAAGAGTAAAAcagtagttgccataccatggGAATTCAGCATGAAAATGAacgtcaaacaaaaaacatttgaaattGACCTTCCTGCTTGCAAAGAGGAGACTAAACTTTTCTCAGTCAA GTTTGACGTATATGCGGTCTCAAGGAATATTGAGGAGCCATCACGTGCTAAAATGACCCCAATGATGCCTGACTCTGTTGAGGCTAATAAGGATATAGAGCCACCTAAGCAAAGATATTTGACCTCTGGACAAAAG ATTGTAAAATTTGACATTTACCATCCACAAGTAAAGGTGTGTGCAGAGGCTAACATCTATGGGGCAGTTTTCTGTGTTGAGTTTGAGGCAACGAGATCACACTACATTGATGAATACCCCCTTTACTACTTCTTGGGATACACCAACTTTGCATGTACAATTCAACCAG TCCAGTCCAACAAACCTGTTGACAAGATTCACATTGAAATGAACGCCAGCCCAACCAAGTACCCA TACGCAACCAAGAGTTTCCATCACTCCTCTAGTTCCTCAAGCAGCAGAACATCTCATCAAGCAAGCTTCAAAGCCAAAGAAGCTTCTGCTTCTGAG GCTTGGAATGCCAATTCTGAACCAGTGTTCACCATCAAGGTTCTGGCCATGAATGGCAACACAAAGCCAGAGGGTTACGAAGCAGCTGCTTTCTACACCCCTGCTGCCCAGATGGACAACACCCAGCTGATCGTGTCTCAGATTGGGGAGGAGGCCAACTGGAAGTTGTGCACAGATGCAAATGTGGATAAGGTCCGGCAGGAGCAGCTAAAG ATGCACCTAAGATGGGGAGCTGAGTGTCAGTCATATGAGATGTCAATGAAAACTGCCACTGCACATCTGCCTGGGTCCAGACCCACTCTGAAGGCCAAGATTCACTGGAAGACTGTTCCAGGGTACATGATAGAGGTTGGAAAAAG TATTGAGAAGTACATTCCAGGCATGGCATTCCTTTTGGGGTTTTACCAGAAACATGCCACAAATGCCAAACATGAAGTTTCTGCATCAGTTGTTGCAGCAACAGCAGGCAGCATTGCTACGACGATCAAGCTCCCTGAT